From Apium graveolens cultivar Ventura chromosome 9, ASM990537v1, whole genome shotgun sequence, the proteins below share one genomic window:
- the LOC141682977 gene encoding endoglucanase 25-like, translating into MYGRDPWGGSLEIAADSGTDDDRSRNLNDIDRAALSKPLDETQQSWLLGPHEQKKKKYVDLGCVVVSKKIFVWTVGIILGAGLIAAFIALLVNTLPHHHPRPPPPDNYTLALRKALMFFNAQRSGKLPKHNNVSWRGNSGLEDGKSDPSSISKNLVGGYYDAGDAIKFNFPQSFAMTMLSWSVIEYSAKYEAAGELNHIKDVIKWGTDYLLKTFNSSADTIDRIVMQVGNGDTSGGPSPNDHYCWMRPEDIDYERPVTECHSCSDLAAEMAAALASASIVFKDNKAYSEKLVHGAKTLFKFSRDQRGRYSVGAEAEIFYNSTSYWDEFVWGGAWMYYATGNNSYLSLATNIKMATHAGAFWGGQDYGVLSWDNKLAGAQVLLTRMRLFLSPGYPYEEALKTFHNQTSIYMCSFLPFFTSFNRTKGGLIQLNHGRPQPLQYVVNAAFLATLFGDYLDAADTPGWYCGPNFYSTDILRTFAETQIDYVLGKNPRKMSYLVGFGSHYPKQVHHRGASIPKNKVKYNCKGGWKWRDSSKPNPNTIVGAMVAGPDRHDGFHDKRTNYNYTEPTIAGNAGLVAALVALSGGKSTLIDKNTMFSAVPPMFPIPPPPPSAWKP; encoded by the exons ATGTATGGAAGAGATCCATGGGGTGGTTCTTTGGAAATTGCAGCAGATTCCGGCACGGACGATGATCGGAGCCGTAACTTAAATGATATTGACAGGGCTGCACTGTCTAAGCCCTTGGATGAGACTCAACAGAGCTGGTTATTAGGCCCACATGAGCAAAAAAAGAAGAAATATGTAGATTTGGGTTGTGTTGTTGTGAGTAAAAAGATATTTGTTTGGACTGTTGGTATAATTTTAGGTGCTGGTTTGATTGCTGCTTTTATTGCTCTTCTTGTTAACACTTTGCCTCATCATCATCCCCGTCCTCCTCCACCGGATAATTACACGCTTGCTTTGCGAAAAGCACTCATGTTCTTCAATGCACAGAGAT CGGGGAAACTTCCGAAGCATAATAATGTTTCATGGAGGGGAAACTCTGGTTTAGAAGATGGAAAATCGGATCCTTCATCTATAAGCAAAAATTTGGTTGGTGGTTACTACGATGCTGGTGATGCAATCAAATTCAACTTTCCTCAATCTTTTGCCATGACTATGCTGAGTTGGAGTGTGATTGAGTACAGTGCTAAATATGAAGCTGCAGGGGAGCTGAACCATATTAAGGATGTCATTAAGTGGGGAACTGATTATCTTCTTAAAACTTTCAATTCCTCTGCTGATACCATAGACCGCATTGTGATGCAG GTGGGAAATGGGGATACTAGTGGAGGACCAAGTCCTAATGATCATTATTGTTGGATGCGTCCCGAGGACATTGATTACGAGCGACCTGTAACTGAATGTCATAGTTGCTCAGACCTTGCGGCAGAGATGGCAGCTGCTCTGGCTTCAGCATCTATTGTTTTCAAGGACAACAAAGCATACTCTGAGAAACTTGTCCATGGAGCAAAAACCCTCTTTAAATTTAGTAGGGATCAGCGTGGTAGGTATAGCGTCGGCGCGGAGGCTGAAATATTCTATAACTCTACTAGTTATTGGGATGAGTTTGTGTGGGGAGGAGCGTGGATGTATTATGCTACAGGGAATAATTCTTATCTCTCCCTTGCTACAAATATCAAAATGGCCACACATGCAGGTGCTTTCTGGGGAGGCCAAGATTATGGTGTACTTAGTTGGGATAACAAGCTTGCAGGAGCTCAA GTCCTTTTAACACGTATGAGATTGTTTTTGAGCCCCGGGTATCCTTACGAAGAAGCTTTAAAGACATTTCATAATCAGACCAGCATATACATGTGCTCATTCCTTCCATTCTTTACAAGCTTTAACAGAACCAAAG GGGGCTTGATCCAGTTAAATCATGGAAGACCACAGCCTCTTCAATACGTTGTTAATGCTGCTTTTTTGGCTACATTATTTGGTGACTATCTTGATGCTGCGGATACACCTGGATGGTACTGTGGACCAAATTTTTACTCAACTGATATCCTCCGTACATTTGCTGAGACACAG ATTGACTATGTTCTTGGTAAAAATCCTAGAAAGATGAGTTATCTTGTGGGATTTGGCAGTCACTATCCCAAACAAGTCCATCATAGAGGTGCATCTATTCCTAAAAACAAGGTCAAATACAATTGCAAAGGAGGATGGAAATGGAGGGACAGCTCGAAGCCAAATCCTAATACTATTGTTGGAGCTATGGTCGCTGGCCCAGACAGGCATGATGGTTTCCACGATAAGCGTACTAACTATAATTACACAGAGCCAACTATTGCAGGCAATGCTGGCTTAGTTGCTGCTCTTGTGGCTTTGTCAGGTGGTAAAAGTACACTGATTGACAAGAACACCATGTTCTCCGCAGTTCCACCCATGTTTCCCATTCCACCGCCACCACCATCTGCTTGGAAACCTTGA